In Carya illinoinensis cultivar Pawnee chromosome 9, C.illinoinensisPawnee_v1, whole genome shotgun sequence, the following are encoded in one genomic region:
- the LOC122277300 gene encoding uncharacterized protein LOC122277300, which translates to MAGDDQEQYVITIEKLPSLDERFDELERAGDYDITPNKAGKVPPFMRTHPNLCKYFEPRFVSFGPIHHGKPEFQSAEEYKLRLANYFVNDSGKSSDILYKEVEGKYESLVSYFDEVVVGNYEKEELAWMLFVDGCAVLQSIFCAVQVTFEELKIEQDKMALWEQDLFLLENQLPYQLLLDLMDSSQKKDQLRESIEVFINKHSVALHSYNQKEPKWAAHILDYLWQLLVDEEMNHQPLYSRNKSGYRAAGYRQSVPWHHNAQELKTAGINVKPSKGTLTDIDFAYNLLNFSGYLSIPPVVVDYTTGFKLVNLIAHEMTLPGMSNYDGVTSYVSFLGSILDGTGDVKQLIKARVLFNYLDKDDEVFQLFKDISTNLMPVPNEFHVNLKRRIEKYYGNKYKIWMAQLFHDLFSRPWKILTFSASVSALLLTATQTLYPIFSTSGHGEDQVRKKFN; encoded by the coding sequence ATGGCCGGAGATGATCAGGAGCAATATGTTATAACCATAGAGAAACTGCCTAGCTTGGATGAAAGGTTTGATGAATTGGAGAGGGCAGGAGACTACGATATTACGCCAAATAAAGCTGGAAAGGTTCCACCCTTCATGCGAACTCACCCAAATCTCTGTAAGTATTTTGAGCCGCGCTTTGTATCATTCGGTCCTATCCATCATGGTAAGCCAGAATTCCAGTCAGCAGAGGAGTACAAGCTTAGATTGGCAAACTACTTCGTCAACGACAGTGGTAAAAGTTCTGATATTTTGTACAAGGAAGTTGAGGGCAAGTACGAGTCACTGGTGTCGTACTTCGACGAGGTGGTGGTCGGTAATTACGAGAAGGAGGAACTCGCCTGGATGCTGTTTGTGGACGGGTGTGCAGTTTTACAGTCCATTTTCTGTGCAGTTCAGGTAACATTCgaagaattgaaaattgaacAGGATAAAATGGCTTTATGGGAACAGGATTTGTTCTTGTTGGAGAACCAACTTCCGTATCAACTCTTACTGGATTTGATGGATTCCAGCCAAAAGAAAGATCAATTGAGGGAATCCATCGAAGTCTTCATCAATAAGCATAGCGTGGCGCTGCATAGCTATAATCAGAAAGAGCCCAAGTGGGCAGCCCATATTCTTGATTACCTCTGGCAGCTTCTCGTGGACGAAGAAATGAATCATCAGCCTTTATATTCCCGCAATAAATCAGGGTATCGAGCTGCAGGGTACCGCCAATCCGTCCCGTGGCATCACAACGCGCAGGAACTTAAAACCGCAGGAATCAATGTGAAGCCTAGTAAAGGTACCTTGACAGACATAGATTTCGCCTATAATCTACTGAATTTCTCCGGATACCTCTCGATACCTCCAGTAGTAGTTGATTACACAACGGGGTTCAAGCTCGTCAACTTGATAGCCCACGAAATGACGCTCCCAGGTATGTCCAATTACGACGGGGTCACCTCTTACGTATCATTCCTCGGTTCAATCCTCGATGGAACCGGTGACGTCAAGCAACTAATCAAAGCACGCGTCCTCTTCAACTACCTTGACAAGGACGATGAAGTGTTTCAACTCTTCAAAGATATATCCACCAACTTGATGCCTGTCCCAAATGAATTTCATGTGAATCTCAAGCGCAGGATTGAGAAGTACTACGGCAACAAATACAAGATATGGATGGCTCAATTGTTTCACGATCTCTTCAGCAGACCCTGGAAGATCCTTACTTTTTCTGCCTCTGTCTCCGCGCTTCTTCTAACTGCCACTCAGACTTTGTACCCAATTTTCTCTACATCTGGCCACGGCGAAGATCAAGTCCGCAAGAAATTTAATTGA